In the genome of Drosophila yakuba strain Tai18E2 chromosome 3R, Prin_Dyak_Tai18E2_2.1, whole genome shotgun sequence, one region contains:
- the LOC26535029 gene encoding uncharacterized protein LOC26535029: MHSLLVCVSALWFCQLCEAAIGSQLCKDCRMNVIYPDGGKGNQHLSENRQIVRIINKYKRIKRQESEYRDEIGLRSLHSKEFSFIAKVKVGNSVRCSAALVAPSLAITSSNCFVNVSSEPLEILFTGGRIIAVDNVVKPDFCPELSMLHLTRPSEIKPIALCHYDLPLGTKVSMMMASSDLVYYGRRRTEVISNRVCKTTFLKENSMYITPSMMCARNSANPEKCATAPGDALLIDHQLCGLNIYGFRCFQNALNGDLYISLYKLQPMLGDLIRKLNG; this comes from the coding sequence ATGCATTCGCTGCTTGTTTGTGTTTCAGCGCTTTGGTTTTGTCAGCTTTGCGAAGCGGCGATTGGGAGTCAACTCTGCAAGGATTGTCGGATGAATGTCATATATCCTGATGGGGGAAAAGGCAACCAGCACTTGTCGGAAAACCGTCAAATAGTTCGAATCATCAACAAATACAAGCGAATCAAAAGGCAAGAATCGGAATATCGTGATGAGATCGGGCTGCGTAGCTTACATTCAAAGGAGTTCAGCTTTATAGCGAAGGTAAAGGTGGGAAATTCGGTACGATGCAGTGCAGCCTTGGTGGCTCCAAGTCTGGCGATCACCTCCAGTAATTGCTTTGTAAATGTCTCCTCTGAGCCGCTGGAAATTCTCTTCACCGGTGGACGAATTATAGCGGTGGATAATGTAGTGAAACCGGATTTCTGTCCTGAGCTCAGCATGCTCCACTTGACAAGACCCTCTGAAATCAAACCAATTGCCCTATGCCATTATGACCTACCGTTGGGCACAAAGGTATCAATGATGATGGCCAGTTCGGATCTCGTCTATTACGGCCGTCGCAGAACTGAAGTAATATCAAATCGCGTCTGCAAGACAACATTCCTAAAAGAAAATTCCATGTACATAACTCCCAGTATGATGTGTGCAAGAAACTCGGCGAATCCGGAAAAGTGTGCCACTGCTCCGGGTGATGCCTTACTAATAGACCATCAATTATGTGGCTTGAACATTTATGGATTTCGTTGCTTTCAAAATGCACTCAACGGCGACCTCTACATAAGCCTCTACAAACTGCAGCCCATGCTCGGCGATTTAATCCGGAAACTTAATGGTTAA